One window of the Actinomyces wuliandei genome contains the following:
- a CDS encoding ABC transporter permease translates to MSAHDELRGMGRALRLTARRLRVQALAWILPLWLGTASFAPAYQDAYFSDAGGAGGAGGAGGNAVVEALRASPGTRLLYGELPEPGTTGQLVEWEGATYLLVCTALMAVLLTCRLMRADEDEGLTELLRSAGAGRWVPFLAPVLVTWAAVGVLAAFVGGTLVAEAHGIEALTASGAWALAGVTASVGWGFAGLAAVVCQLARSVADARPLALACVGVAFVVRVLADESGAAWLRWTTPLGWRDLVAPYTDDDPVPLAACTAICVALVVAAGALYAHREYAGGYLPDRATSRRRWRLHGYADLLTRLSTRATLTWVAAVACFSTLFGSTTEGILEMMQDDRITAYVDMLTQAADGVMAQFMSLMTVMMALLIAVAATGQASRLAADEAAGLVDAEVAVGMPRWRLFLTQAASAAAVGTILLVLCGTALAAATATQVTEDHAVERAFVFTVSQLPGVLAATGITLAVIGVAPQRFGIVWAVIAWSAFARLLGGLVDLPRWAQELSVVGHHLDVVGSPDWMPLAVQAAVGLGGTFLGLAAYLCRDLSR, encoded by the coding sequence ATGAGCGCCCACGATGAGCTGCGCGGCATGGGCCGCGCGCTGCGGCTGACCGCCCGGAGACTGCGCGTGCAGGCACTCGCCTGGATCCTTCCCCTGTGGCTGGGAACGGCCTCCTTCGCCCCGGCCTACCAGGACGCCTACTTCTCCGACGCCGGCGGCGCCGGTGGTGCGGGCGGCGCGGGTGGTAATGCCGTGGTCGAGGCGCTGCGCGCCTCCCCCGGCACACGCCTCCTGTACGGCGAGCTCCCCGAGCCCGGCACAACAGGTCAGCTGGTGGAGTGGGAGGGCGCCACCTACCTGCTCGTGTGCACCGCGCTCATGGCGGTGCTGCTGACCTGCCGCCTGATGCGCGCGGACGAGGACGAGGGCCTGACCGAGCTGTTGCGGAGCGCGGGCGCTGGGAGGTGGGTACCCTTCCTGGCTCCGGTGCTGGTGACCTGGGCGGCGGTCGGCGTCCTGGCCGCCTTCGTGGGCGGCACGCTCGTGGCCGAGGCACACGGGATTGAGGCGCTGACCGCGTCGGGCGCCTGGGCGCTGGCAGGAGTGACCGCGAGCGTCGGCTGGGGCTTCGCGGGGCTGGCCGCCGTGGTCTGCCAGTTAGCACGCAGCGTTGCCGACGCCCGCCCCCTGGCACTGGCATGTGTTGGGGTTGCCTTCGTGGTGCGGGTGCTGGCCGATGAATCCGGTGCTGCCTGGCTGCGGTGGACCACACCGCTGGGCTGGCGCGACCTGGTCGCCCCCTACACCGACGACGACCCCGTCCCGCTGGCGGCGTGCACCGCGATATGCGTTGCCCTGGTGGTGGCGGCCGGAGCACTGTACGCCCACCGGGAGTATGCGGGCGGCTACCTGCCCGACCGAGCCACCAGCCGGCGCCGCTGGCGGCTCCACGGCTACGCCGACCTACTCACGCGCCTGTCCACACGCGCAACACTGACATGGGTGGCGGCAGTGGCCTGCTTCTCGACGCTATTCGGTTCTACGACCGAGGGCATCCTGGAGATGATGCAGGACGATCGCATCACCGCCTATGTGGACATGCTGACGCAGGCCGCTGACGGCGTGATGGCGCAGTTCATGTCGTTGATGACCGTGATGATGGCGCTGCTGATCGCAGTGGCGGCGACTGGGCAGGCGAGCCGGCTGGCCGCCGATGAGGCCGCCGGCCTGGTGGATGCTGAGGTCGCCGTCGGGATGCCGCGCTGGCGCCTGTTCCTGACGCAGGCCGCCTCGGCGGCAGCGGTGGGGACAATTCTGCTGGTGCTGTGCGGGACGGCGCTGGCCGCTGCCACGGCCACGCAGGTGACCGAGGACCACGCTGTGGAGCGGGCCTTCGTGTTCACCGTCAGCCAGCTGCCCGGAGTGCTGGCAGCGACCGGCATCACCCTGGCGGTGATCGGTGTGGCGCCGCAGCGCTTCGGGATCGTGTGGGCGGTGATCGCCTGGAGCGCCTTCGCCAGGCTGCTCGGCGGCCTGGTGGACCTGCCCCGGTGGGCTCAGGAGCTGAGCGTGGTGGGGCACCACCTCGACGTCGTCGGCAGCCCCGACTGGATGCCGCTAGCGGTGCAGGCCGCAGTCGGCCTGGGCGGCACGTTCCTGGGCCTGGCCGCCTACCTGTGCCGCGACCTGTCCCGGTGA
- a CDS encoding ATP-binding protein translates to MSYLLRHLDSYLDELFPALPAIAIEGAKGVGKTETALRRVTRVLRLDEHDVAQLVAAGGKDFLERGRRSVLLDEWQHLPQVWDWVRRMVDDRSTTPVLLTGSATPRQGTTTHSGAGRIVSVLMRPMSLTERGTTPGGLSLAALLAGDCSFTAESTMTLPDYAEEVCASGFPGIRPLTSRARAVQLDSYIERVIDRDILEQGGSIRRPGSLRAWLRSYAAATSTTASYSAILDAATAGDSGKPARSTTQTYRDLLTRIWVLDPVPTWDLNPSAGSRLKTSSKHQLVDPAVSARLLGTTASALMSARPGSGELFGRLFEALATLCVRAASLTVDARVGHLRTRNGDHEIDLVVEDSHGRVVAFEVKLARDVGDRDVAHLAWLKRQLGDRLSAGVVLTAGRHAYLREDGFLVLPLALLD, encoded by the coding sequence ATGTCATACCTGCTCCGTCACCTGGACTCCTACCTTGACGAGCTCTTTCCAGCCCTGCCTGCCATCGCCATCGAAGGGGCCAAGGGCGTCGGCAAGACCGAGACCGCGCTCCGGCGCGTCACGCGGGTCCTACGGCTGGACGAGCACGACGTGGCGCAGCTCGTCGCAGCCGGCGGCAAGGACTTTCTGGAGAGAGGTCGCAGGTCAGTGCTGCTGGACGAGTGGCAACACCTCCCCCAGGTGTGGGACTGGGTGCGCAGAATGGTCGATGACAGGTCCACGACACCGGTTCTGCTTACCGGAAGCGCGACCCCGCGTCAGGGAACGACCACTCATTCAGGCGCTGGCCGGATCGTGTCTGTCCTGATGCGCCCGATGTCCCTCACGGAGCGTGGCACCACCCCCGGCGGACTGAGTCTTGCCGCTCTCCTGGCCGGGGACTGCTCGTTCACCGCGGAGAGCACGATGACTCTGCCTGACTACGCTGAGGAGGTCTGCGCCTCGGGCTTTCCCGGGATCCGCCCGCTGACGTCCCGGGCGAGAGCCGTCCAGCTCGACTCCTACATCGAGCGCGTCATTGACCGTGACATCCTTGAGCAGGGCGGCTCGATCCGCAGACCCGGATCTCTCCGGGCCTGGCTACGCTCCTACGCTGCGGCGACGTCCACGACCGCCTCCTACTCGGCGATCCTTGACGCAGCCACTGCGGGAGACTCAGGCAAACCAGCCCGGAGCACCACCCAGACCTACCGCGACCTGCTCACCCGGATCTGGGTCCTCGACCCTGTGCCCACCTGGGACCTCAACCCTTCAGCCGGGTCGCGGCTCAAGACCTCGTCCAAGCACCAGCTCGTCGATCCTGCGGTATCTGCCCGGTTGCTCGGGACCACTGCGTCGGCACTCATGAGCGCACGACCGGGTTCGGGCGAGCTGTTCGGGCGTCTGTTCGAGGCCCTTGCCACGCTCTGCGTCAGAGCCGCCTCGCTGACCGTGGACGCGAGGGTCGGCCATCTGAGGACGCGCAACGGCGACCACGAGATCGACCTCGTCGTCGAGGACTCCCACGGCCGTGTCGTGGCGTTCGAGGTCAAGCTGGCACGAGACGTCGGCGACCGCGACGTCGCCCACCTGGCCTGGCTCAAGAGGCAGCTCGGCGATCGTCTGTCGGCGGGCGTTGTCCTCACGGCAGGACGTCACGCCTACCTCAGGGAAGACGGGTTCCTCGTCCTCCCGCTCGCCCTGCTGGACTAG
- a CDS encoding amino acid ABC transporter permease, translating into MSLLTARTPSRPRGTTDADLLFDAPGPRGRRRILIGSVAVTLVLVALVAAALVQLDQAGQLAYPRWRYFLGQSVVSYLGRALADTLLVTLVGAALSFPLGIGLGWARMSRSTVVRSVVGTWIDAMRAVPMLLLIYFFLLAVPRWGLTLSPFWMLTVPVIMCSSATTAEVFRSGVAALDRGQTEAAQALGLSRGQTMRLVLAPQALRLMLPTLVTQLVTILKDSSLGYVVAYAELMYAGRLLVSSARVSAHLDVYLPAYVIIAVVYVLINWALGALARRVEARTR; encoded by the coding sequence ATGAGCCTCCTGACCGCACGCACCCCTTCTCGCCCGCGCGGCACCACCGACGCCGACCTGCTCTTCGACGCTCCCGGCCCCAGGGGACGGCGCCGCATTCTCATCGGCTCAGTAGCCGTCACCCTGGTCCTCGTGGCGCTGGTGGCAGCCGCCCTGGTGCAGCTCGACCAGGCAGGCCAGCTGGCCTATCCCAGGTGGCGCTACTTCCTGGGGCAGTCGGTCGTCAGCTATCTCGGCCGCGCACTGGCCGACACCCTGCTTGTCACCCTTGTGGGCGCCGCATTGTCCTTCCCCCTGGGGATCGGCCTGGGCTGGGCGCGCATGAGCCGCTCCACGGTGGTGCGCTCGGTGGTCGGCACCTGGATCGACGCCATGCGCGCCGTCCCCATGCTGCTGCTCATCTACTTCTTCCTGCTGGCGGTGCCGCGCTGGGGGCTGACGCTGTCACCGTTCTGGATGCTGACCGTCCCCGTCATCATGTGCTCCTCGGCGACCACAGCGGAGGTGTTCCGATCCGGGGTGGCCGCCCTGGACCGGGGGCAGACCGAGGCCGCCCAGGCGCTGGGGCTGAGCCGGGGCCAGACCATGCGCCTGGTGCTGGCCCCTCAGGCGCTGCGCCTGATGCTGCCGACCCTGGTCACCCAGCTGGTGACGATTCTCAAGGACTCCTCGCTGGGCTACGTGGTGGCTTACGCCGAGCTCATGTACGCGGGGCGCCTGCTGGTGTCCTCCGCGCGGGTCAGTGCCCACCTCGACGTGTACCTGCCCGCCTACGTCATCATCGCGGTGGTCTACGTGCTCATCAACTGGGCTCTGGGTGCGCTGGCGCGGCGCGTGGAGGCTCGTACCCGCTGA
- a CDS encoding amino acid ABC transporter permease, with protein MSVITDNLGMISQGLATTLVIAVLGFMLALLVGTLIAVFRVSPIPPLRVLGTAWVTLACNIPTLCLMILAAFAAPRAGVPLSLFAAAVTAIVFSASGFVCETVRSGINSVPKGQVEAARALGMPFGLIITTVVLPQALARTIQPLVNIFISCLIGSSLAAAIGVPELTNVTQQLNLRYAQAVITFLTSGLTYLAIAFLATRLGSLLERRVTGGEPRP; from the coding sequence GTGAGCGTCATCACTGACAACCTCGGCATGATCAGCCAGGGCCTGGCCACAACCCTCGTGATCGCCGTGCTCGGCTTCATGCTCGCGCTGCTGGTCGGTACGCTCATCGCGGTCTTTCGCGTCAGCCCGATCCCGCCGCTGCGGGTCCTGGGCACCGCCTGGGTGACGCTGGCCTGCAACATCCCGACCCTGTGCCTGATGATCCTGGCGGCCTTCGCCGCCCCACGCGCCGGGGTGCCGCTGTCCCTGTTCGCCGCCGCTGTCACCGCTATTGTCTTCTCCGCCTCCGGCTTCGTGTGCGAGACGGTGCGCTCCGGCATCAACTCCGTGCCCAAGGGGCAGGTCGAGGCGGCCCGAGCCCTGGGAATGCCCTTCGGGCTCATCATCACCACCGTGGTGCTGCCCCAGGCGCTGGCCCGCACCATCCAGCCGCTGGTCAACATCTTCATCTCCTGCCTCATCGGCTCCTCGCTTGCTGCTGCCATCGGTGTGCCCGAGCTGACTAACGTCACCCAGCAGCTCAACCTGCGCTACGCGCAGGCGGTGATCACCTTCCTCACTTCGGGCCTGACCTACCTGGCTATCGCCTTCCTTGCCACCAGGCTCGGCTCCCTGCTGGAGCGCCGCGTCACCGGAGGGGAGCCCCGCCCATGA
- a CDS encoding glutamate ABC transporter substrate-binding protein produces the protein MTAPHTRPALTVPTSLTRRRLLGASAAVSLAAVLAACADTGADGEAVEVSDSDYDTVINSGPVASDDVVAASSWASAVREAGVLRTGGTKTSEVFSLEDATTGEVSGFDAAFAQALARYIIGGDDARSLLEVTQVTSDTRETMIENGQVDAVLATYTITPERAEKIAFAGPYYSSGQSVMVRAEETGINGVEDLAGVKVAVQSNSSSGPALDEAAPQAEQVPFQENGDCVAALEAGQVDAYVVDQSLQLSVMQSNDAVTIVGEPFTEDPYGIGLPKDSDAQEFVNTFLETIYEDGTWDAIWAATIGAVMGGDAPQRPAIGSVPGSETAGASPTASADASGTSDTASPEATDGAATPEATD, from the coding sequence ATGACTGCCCCGCACACCCGCCCCGCCCTGACCGTCCCGACCAGCCTGACCCGCCGCCGCCTTCTGGGTGCCAGCGCTGCCGTCTCGCTGGCGGCCGTGCTGGCAGCCTGCGCCGACACTGGTGCCGACGGTGAGGCGGTCGAGGTCTCGGACTCCGACTACGACACCGTTATCAACTCCGGTCCGGTGGCCTCTGACGACGTGGTGGCCGCCTCCTCCTGGGCGTCGGCCGTGCGTGAGGCCGGGGTGCTCAGGACCGGGGGCACCAAGACCTCCGAGGTCTTCTCCCTGGAGGACGCGACCACTGGTGAGGTCTCCGGCTTCGACGCCGCCTTCGCACAGGCCCTGGCCCGCTACATCATCGGCGGGGACGACGCCCGCTCCCTCTTGGAGGTAACCCAGGTCACCTCTGACACCCGCGAGACCATGATCGAGAACGGGCAGGTGGACGCCGTCCTTGCCACCTACACCATCACCCCCGAGCGCGCTGAGAAGATCGCCTTTGCCGGCCCTTACTACTCCTCCGGCCAGTCCGTCATGGTGCGTGCCGAGGAGACCGGCATCAACGGTGTCGAGGACCTGGCGGGCGTGAAGGTGGCCGTCCAGTCCAACTCCTCCTCCGGCCCCGCTCTGGACGAGGCCGCCCCGCAGGCGGAGCAGGTGCCGTTCCAGGAGAACGGCGACTGCGTGGCCGCCCTCGAGGCGGGCCAGGTGGACGCCTACGTCGTCGACCAGTCCCTCCAGCTCAGTGTGATGCAGTCCAACGACGCCGTCACGATCGTCGGCGAGCCCTTCACCGAGGACCCCTACGGCATCGGGCTGCCCAAGGACTCCGACGCCCAGGAGTTCGTCAACACCTTCCTGGAGACCATCTACGAGGACGGAACCTGGGACGCTATCTGGGCGGCCACCATCGGCGCCGTCATGGGCGGCGACGCTCCGCAGCGCCCTGCCATCGGCTCCGTCCCCGGCTCTGAGACAGCTGGGGCGTCACCCACCGCCTCCGCTGACGCCTCTGGCACCTCGGATACTGCGTCGCCGGAGGCCACCGATGGTGCCGCGACGCCGGAGGCGACCGACTGA